The following are from one region of the Stigmatella ashevillena genome:
- a CDS encoding MbtH family protein has protein sequence MATSEQEDTAIYKVVMNHEEQYSIWPAERENALGWKDAGKQGTKAECLEYIKQVWTDMRPLSLRKKMDAQTPRN, from the coding sequence ATGGCCACGAGCGAGCAAGAGGATACGGCAATCTACAAGGTCGTGATGAACCACGAGGAGCAGTACTCCATCTGGCCGGCCGAGCGCGAGAACGCGCTGGGCTGGAAGGACGCCGGCAAGCAGGGCACCAAGGCCGAGTGCCTGGAGTACATCAAGCAGGTCTGGACGGACATGCGTCCTCTGAGCCTGCGCAAGAAGATGGACGCGCAGACACCGCGCAACTGA
- a CDS encoding amino acid adenylation domain-containing protein: MTLDQIVIRSAARAREAIAVQGPDETLTYGQLDTLANRIARALQGLGVKKGDRVGLWTEKSARAVAAMQGIARLGAAYVPLDPLNPAARTKIILDDCRIDVLVTSALRAAELRNGGMDRLRFLLVDDEGPSLSWSRLEGFSGEAIPHHGSQDADLAYILYTSGSTGTPKGVCISQRNALAFIEWCHGLLGTTPADRFSNHAPFFFDLSVLDLYAAFLGGASVTLIPEALAFSPEKLVELVLRERFSIWYSVPSALTLMMQQGGLLNHPELPFRAVLFAGEPFPIKHLRPLREHLPAARFFNLYGPTETNVCTFHEVTDISPERTEPVPIGRASCGDQVWLAKPPESDPAQQGEGGEVGELMVAGPTVMLGYWGHPPQGDQPYPTGDLCRRLPDGTFEYLGRRDNMLKVRGRRIEPGEIEAALLTHPDIREVGVVASGAGLEARLVAFLVSASATVPSLLKVKKHCAERLPRYMIVDEVRVLEELPRTQNGKLDRRALQTLVQQRPPGSGSLPVG; the protein is encoded by the coding sequence ATGACGCTCGACCAGATCGTGATCCGCAGCGCGGCGCGGGCCCGCGAGGCCATCGCCGTCCAAGGCCCCGACGAGACGCTCACCTATGGGCAGCTCGACACGCTCGCCAACCGGATTGCCCGCGCCCTGCAAGGGCTGGGGGTCAAAAAAGGGGACCGGGTGGGGCTGTGGACGGAGAAGTCAGCGCGCGCGGTGGCCGCGATGCAGGGCATTGCCCGGCTGGGGGCCGCCTATGTGCCGCTGGATCCGTTGAATCCCGCCGCGCGGACGAAGATCATCCTCGACGACTGCCGCATCGACGTGCTGGTGACCAGTGCCCTCCGCGCCGCAGAGCTCCGCAACGGCGGCATGGACCGGCTCCGCTTCCTGCTGGTGGATGACGAGGGCCCCTCGCTCTCATGGTCCCGGCTGGAGGGCTTCTCCGGCGAAGCGATTCCCCACCACGGCTCTCAAGACGCGGATCTGGCCTACATCCTCTACACCTCTGGGTCCACCGGAACGCCCAAAGGCGTGTGCATCAGCCAGCGGAACGCGTTGGCCTTCATCGAGTGGTGTCACGGGCTGCTGGGCACCACTCCTGCCGATCGCTTCAGCAACCACGCTCCGTTCTTCTTTGATCTCTCGGTGCTGGATCTCTACGCGGCGTTCCTGGGCGGGGCCTCGGTCACCCTCATCCCAGAGGCGCTGGCGTTCTCGCCCGAGAAGCTGGTGGAGCTGGTGCTGCGCGAGCGGTTCAGCATCTGGTACTCGGTGCCCTCGGCGCTCACCCTGATGATGCAACAGGGTGGGCTGCTGAATCACCCGGAGCTTCCCTTCCGCGCCGTGCTGTTCGCTGGAGAGCCCTTCCCCATCAAGCACCTGCGCCCGCTTCGGGAGCACCTGCCCGCCGCACGGTTCTTCAACCTGTACGGCCCCACCGAGACGAATGTCTGCACCTTCCACGAGGTGACGGACATCTCCCCCGAGCGCACCGAGCCCGTCCCAATCGGCCGCGCGAGCTGTGGGGACCAAGTGTGGCTCGCCAAGCCACCGGAGTCCGATCCTGCCCAGCAGGGTGAGGGCGGCGAAGTGGGCGAGCTGATGGTGGCCGGTCCCACGGTGATGCTGGGCTACTGGGGCCACCCGCCTCAAGGGGATCAGCCCTACCCCACCGGGGATCTCTGCCGCCGCCTTCCCGATGGCACCTTCGAGTACCTCGGCCGCCGCGACAACATGTTGAAGGTGCGGGGACGGCGGATCGAACCCGGCGAGATCGAAGCCGCGTTGCTGACCCATCCGGACATCCGCGAGGTGGGGGTGGTGGCTTCTGGCGCTGGCCTGGAAGCGCGGCTGGTGGCGTTCCTGGTCAGCGCCTCCGCCACCGTGCCCTCGCTCCTCAAGGTGAAGAAGCACTGCGCCGAGCGGCTGCCGCGCTACATGATCGTCGATGAGGTCCGCGTGCTGGAGGAGCTGCCTCGGACGCAGAACGGCAAGCTCGATCGGCGTGCGCTCCAGACCCTGGTGCAGCAGCGTCCACCGGGTTCAGGTTCGCTCCCGGTGGGCTGA
- a CDS encoding MBL fold metallo-hydrolase, with the protein MSQPAKYLKQNAAAEPLYNQWYAWWYLIAPATAPLFVANLHVKIMQSFVSMPAVHVAALKNPALMGGPYINHGADRAAEVKALLERTQREQASSLRFAQAVADLDKLLATASGSSLEELYRKVPDLLQGYVELTYDLNNRASPRFFEALLYRSPHYQESAQSVALRLLEGDARPYVFSTPRLDSQKDTLHVHVPFRHGALDALFAMRHTPGPVAPIQEALGIGEEHSERFATFFTEEPPRQTPRYSGKGVRVRYFGHACVLIESKDVSILTDPVVSYDFPTELPRYTHADLPETIDYVLITHGHADHLMLETLLPLRNRIGTIVVPASDGGSLADPSLKLLLQNVGFRRVVTLGELESLDIPGGSLTGMPFIGEHGDLNIRAKLAHLVRLEGKSLLMAADSNAIEPRLYDHIHAVEGDIDALFIGMESEGGPLSWMYGPLLPAPLPRKQDQSRRLNGSNSDRGIEIIKRLHPSQVCVYAMGREPWMGHVMAMGYQETSPQLVEARKLMAWCQERGIAASLPYVKAEFFLGAE; encoded by the coding sequence ATGTCCCAACCCGCGAAGTACCTGAAGCAGAACGCCGCCGCCGAACCGCTCTACAACCAGTGGTACGCGTGGTGGTACCTGATCGCTCCTGCGACCGCGCCGCTCTTCGTGGCCAACCTGCATGTGAAGATCATGCAGTCGTTTGTCTCCATGCCCGCCGTCCATGTCGCCGCGCTGAAGAATCCCGCGCTGATGGGAGGCCCCTACATCAACCACGGCGCGGACCGTGCCGCGGAAGTGAAGGCCTTGCTGGAGCGCACCCAGCGTGAGCAGGCCTCGTCCCTGCGGTTCGCCCAGGCCGTGGCGGACCTGGACAAGCTGCTGGCCACCGCCAGCGGATCCTCTCTCGAGGAGCTGTACCGGAAGGTGCCCGACCTCCTCCAGGGGTACGTGGAACTCACGTACGATCTCAACAACCGGGCGTCGCCCCGCTTCTTCGAGGCCCTGCTCTACCGGAGCCCCCACTACCAGGAGTCCGCCCAGAGCGTGGCGCTCCGCCTTCTCGAAGGGGATGCGCGGCCCTACGTCTTCAGTACTCCCCGGCTCGATTCACAGAAGGACACCTTGCACGTGCATGTGCCCTTCCGGCACGGGGCGCTCGATGCGCTCTTCGCCATGAGGCACACGCCGGGACCGGTGGCGCCCATCCAGGAGGCGCTGGGGATCGGCGAGGAGCACTCGGAGCGGTTCGCGACGTTCTTCACGGAAGAGCCTCCCCGCCAGACGCCTCGCTACAGCGGCAAGGGTGTCCGGGTGCGCTACTTCGGCCATGCGTGTGTGCTCATCGAGTCGAAGGACGTGAGCATCCTCACGGATCCCGTGGTCAGCTACGACTTCCCCACGGAGCTCCCCCGGTACACCCATGCGGATCTCCCCGAGACGATCGACTACGTCCTCATCACCCACGGGCACGCCGATCACCTGATGCTGGAGACGCTGCTGCCGCTGCGGAACCGGATCGGCACGATCGTGGTTCCCGCCAGCGATGGCGGAAGCCTCGCGGATCCCTCCCTCAAGCTGTTGTTGCAGAACGTGGGATTCCGCCGCGTGGTGACCCTCGGCGAGCTGGAGTCCCTGGACATTCCAGGCGGCTCGCTCACGGGGATGCCGTTCATTGGAGAGCACGGGGACCTGAACATCCGGGCGAAGCTCGCGCACCTGGTCCGGCTGGAAGGCAAGTCGCTCCTGATGGCGGCGGACTCCAATGCGATCGAGCCGCGCCTGTATGATCACATCCATGCCGTGGAGGGGGACATCGATGCCCTGTTCATTGGCATGGAGTCCGAGGGCGGACCGCTGAGCTGGATGTACGGGCCGCTCCTGCCAGCCCCGTTGCCGCGCAAGCAGGATCAGTCCCGGCGGCTCAATGGCTCCAACAGCGATCGAGGCATCGAGATCATCAAGCGTCTCCACCCGAGCCAGGTCTGTGTTTACGCCATGGGCCGGGAGCCCTGGATGGGCCACGTGATGGCCATGGGCTACCAGGAAACCTCTCCGCAGCTCGTGGAAGCCCGCAAGCTCATGGCGTGGTGCCAGGAGCGGGGCATTGCCGCCAGCCTGCCCTATGTGAAGGCCGAGTTCTTCCTCGGTGCGGAGTAA
- a CDS encoding GNAT family N-acetyltransferase yields MTSSNSSSMSKQAAEALAQARRFSRALQDRTATRTLRFSAGTALFNDLFPKSWSHNFLRVDAPAEGISAQALAAQAEVLHGEAGHTHRRLWVDDAATGEQFLDGLASLGWQTTCEWVMAHLGEVPLPDPRVTVQEFSHEGMRPFWEEMFRRMEFVQDEKTVQQLTERNLHLGQQSSVRHFGAVFEGRIVSACDLYPGEGMAEIQDVETLEEFRKKGFSRSVLLTALRAARERGAAFTFLTTDADDWPKEFYGRLGFQAVGRFFVFVRTPSRPE; encoded by the coding sequence ATGACATCCTCGAATTCCAGCTCCATGTCCAAGCAGGCAGCCGAAGCCCTCGCTCAGGCCCGCCGCTTCTCTCGGGCCCTTCAGGACCGGACCGCCACGCGCACGCTCCGCTTTTCTGCGGGGACCGCCTTGTTCAACGATCTGTTCCCCAAATCGTGGTCCCATAACTTCCTGCGTGTGGATGCTCCGGCCGAGGGGATTTCGGCCCAAGCGCTCGCGGCCCAGGCCGAGGTCCTCCACGGGGAGGCCGGGCACACCCATCGGCGCCTCTGGGTGGACGACGCGGCCACCGGCGAGCAGTTCCTGGACGGCCTTGCCTCGCTGGGATGGCAGACCACGTGCGAGTGGGTGATGGCCCACCTGGGTGAAGTGCCCCTCCCAGACCCCCGCGTCACCGTCCAGGAGTTCTCTCACGAGGGCATGCGCCCCTTCTGGGAGGAGATGTTCCGCCGGATGGAGTTCGTTCAGGACGAGAAGACGGTGCAGCAGTTGACCGAGCGCAACCTTCACCTCGGCCAGCAGTCCTCGGTCCGGCACTTCGGCGCGGTCTTCGAGGGGCGAATCGTCAGCGCGTGCGATCTCTACCCCGGTGAAGGCATGGCGGAAATCCAGGACGTGGAGACGCTGGAGGAGTTCCGGAAGAAGGGGTTCTCTCGCTCGGTCCTGTTGACGGCCCTGCGCGCCGCCCGGGAGCGCGGCGCCGCCTTCACCTTCCTCACCACCGATGCGGACGACTGGCCCAAGGAGTTCTACGGTCGGCTCGGCTTCCAGGCGGTGGGGAGGTTCTTCGTCTTCGTCAGAACTCCCTCCAGACCTGAATGA
- a CDS encoding acyl-CoA dehydrogenase family protein has product MDFSWTSEQVDLYDRALDFARTHLAEDPKRTEEKFPRTLWQRCGEFGFLGLSVPERHGGLGLDTLTTARVMEALGRGCVDTGLVFSAGAHLFACVMPILEVGDDRQKAHYLPRLCSGEWVGANAISEPEAGSDVFALKTRAVRDGDSYVLDGGKSYVTNGPDADVFLVYALTNPSAGFMGLSAFLIEKNTPGLSVGRPFEKMGLSTSPIAPIYLEGCRVPASALLGAEGQGAPLFKRSMQWERACLFAAYVGVMERVLEQTVDFARQRKQFKRAIGKNQAISHRLADMKQRLESSRLLLYRACWLMDRGQEAALEVSLAKLAISEAAVQCGLDTLQIHGGMGYVTETGIERVLRDAIPSTIFSGTSEIQRDIIASNLGL; this is encoded by the coding sequence ATGGACTTCAGTTGGACGAGTGAGCAGGTGGATCTCTACGACCGCGCGCTGGATTTTGCCCGGACGCATCTGGCTGAAGATCCGAAGCGCACCGAAGAGAAGTTCCCTCGCACGCTGTGGCAACGATGTGGCGAGTTCGGCTTCTTGGGTCTGTCCGTGCCCGAGCGCCATGGTGGCCTTGGACTCGACACGCTGACGACCGCCCGGGTGATGGAGGCGCTGGGGCGCGGGTGCGTCGATACTGGGTTGGTCTTCTCCGCTGGGGCGCACCTCTTCGCCTGTGTCATGCCCATCCTGGAGGTTGGCGATGACAGGCAGAAGGCCCATTACCTTCCCCGGCTCTGCTCGGGAGAATGGGTCGGCGCCAACGCCATCTCCGAGCCGGAGGCAGGCTCCGATGTCTTCGCCCTCAAGACGCGCGCGGTCCGCGACGGCGACAGCTACGTGCTCGATGGAGGCAAGAGCTACGTCACCAACGGCCCGGATGCCGACGTCTTCCTGGTCTATGCCCTCACGAATCCCTCGGCCGGCTTCATGGGGCTGAGCGCTTTTCTCATCGAGAAGAATACGCCGGGCCTCTCCGTGGGGAGGCCCTTCGAGAAGATGGGCCTGTCCACCTCGCCCATCGCGCCCATCTATCTCGAAGGCTGCCGGGTGCCCGCCTCCGCCCTGCTCGGCGCCGAGGGCCAAGGGGCTCCTCTCTTCAAGCGCTCCATGCAATGGGAGCGGGCCTGCCTCTTCGCCGCTTACGTGGGCGTCATGGAGCGGGTGCTCGAACAGACGGTGGACTTCGCCCGTCAGCGCAAGCAGTTCAAGCGGGCGATCGGAAAAAATCAGGCCATCTCCCACCGGCTGGCGGACATGAAGCAGCGGCTCGAGTCTTCGCGGCTCCTGCTGTACCGCGCCTGCTGGTTGATGGATCGCGGCCAGGAGGCCGCCCTGGAGGTGTCGCTGGCCAAGCTGGCGATCAGCGAGGCCGCCGTTCAGTGCGGTCTGGACACCCTCCAGATCCACGGTGGAATGGGGTACGTGACCGAGACGGGCATCGAGCGGGTGCTGCGAGACGCCATTCCCAGCACGATCTTCTCCGGCACCTCGGAGATTCAACGGGACATCATCGCCAGCAACCTGGGCCTATGA
- a CDS encoding beta-ketoacyl synthase N-terminal-like domain-containing protein, whose translation MRYEPIAIVGLGLRFPGAESPRQLWNLLSEEIDATAEIPSSRWELSTLHDPSPDRPGKIRNRRAGLLEGVENADPLAFRLPKRELRQMDPQHRVLFESAWYALEDAGIPFDALRGSRTGVFVGLNFNDFQRMLARDWTALDGYALLGTTPSFAANRISYAFDLRGPSTCTSVGCASSTSAIHEACRSLTLGEVDLALAGGVDLMLSPESSIMLSQAGVLSARGQCRTLDAEADGYIRGEGAGVVVLKPLSRVDASDRVYAVIRGSAVNHNGRNEWIMASSVSAQAEVIRHACERGGVEAASLDYVELHGSSFLKGDAAEAVAIGEVLGKARPFPCRLGAVSNNLGYMGAAAGIAQFIKVSLSLYHRAFLPTIHVETPNPQIAFEELGLSIQSKQEPWPERGTGEPRRAGVVSTSLGGSNAFVVLEAAPEARLPQASSTRSSGHLLVFSALSPEALRAQALQLRDFLAGPVTQETRLEDVCFTAAFKRQHHRHRAAVIAGGREGLVKLLGECARSAGPLLLAEEGQPPGQIEAGKAYVEGGTPSWEALFAADGRCVSLPGYPFQRQRLWPEWLSAGEVCRAPTDSRPEVATAPPPQANEAREIREAPAGQREARLVAFLRVQVAEVLEADPAGLDTRGRTFFELGMNSIGVTSLKERISRGLGLELSSTVFFEHPRVELLAKWLSGRWEARTEPGPREERPGDTPSQEDRELAERIAGLSEDQTRELIARKLAEFSIEVE comes from the coding sequence ATGCGGTACGAGCCGATTGCCATCGTTGGACTCGGGCTCCGTTTTCCAGGAGCTGAGAGTCCGCGCCAGTTGTGGAATCTCCTGTCTGAAGAAATCGACGCGACGGCGGAGATTCCGTCCAGCCGCTGGGAGTTGTCGACGCTCCATGATCCGTCCCCTGATCGTCCGGGAAAAATTCGCAACCGCCGTGCGGGACTGCTCGAGGGCGTAGAGAACGCGGACCCCCTCGCTTTCCGTCTTCCGAAGCGCGAATTGCGGCAGATGGATCCCCAGCATCGCGTGTTGTTCGAGAGCGCGTGGTACGCGCTGGAGGACGCTGGCATTCCCTTCGATGCCCTGCGCGGAAGCCGGACGGGCGTCTTCGTCGGACTCAATTTCAACGACTTCCAAAGGATGCTGGCCCGGGACTGGACGGCCCTGGATGGCTACGCCTTGCTCGGCACGACGCCCTCCTTCGCGGCGAACCGGATCTCGTACGCGTTTGATCTCCGGGGTCCCAGTACCTGCACGAGCGTGGGGTGTGCCTCTTCGACGTCCGCCATCCACGAGGCGTGCCGGAGCCTGACGCTGGGCGAGGTGGATCTGGCGCTCGCGGGCGGCGTGGATCTCATGCTCTCTCCGGAGAGCAGCATCATGCTGTCCCAGGCGGGGGTTCTCTCGGCCCGGGGACAGTGCCGGACATTGGATGCGGAGGCCGACGGCTACATCCGTGGAGAGGGCGCCGGGGTGGTGGTGCTCAAGCCCCTGTCCCGGGTCGATGCCAGCGATCGCGTGTATGCGGTGATTCGCGGCAGCGCCGTCAACCACAACGGCCGGAACGAATGGATCATGGCCTCCAGTGTCTCGGCCCAGGCGGAGGTCATCCGCCATGCTTGCGAGCGGGGCGGCGTGGAGGCCGCCAGCCTCGACTACGTCGAACTCCACGGCTCGTCCTTCCTCAAGGGAGACGCGGCCGAGGCCGTGGCCATTGGCGAGGTGCTTGGAAAAGCTCGGCCCTTTCCCTGCCGGCTGGGAGCGGTCAGCAACAACCTGGGCTACATGGGGGCGGCGGCCGGCATCGCGCAGTTCATCAAGGTCTCCTTGTCCCTGTATCACCGGGCCTTCCTGCCGACGATCCATGTGGAGACCCCCAATCCGCAGATCGCCTTCGAGGAACTTGGGCTGAGCATCCAGTCGAAGCAGGAGCCTTGGCCTGAGCGTGGCACGGGCGAGCCCAGGCGGGCGGGCGTCGTGTCCACCTCGCTGGGGGGCTCGAACGCCTTTGTGGTCCTGGAGGCCGCGCCGGAGGCTCGCCTCCCACAGGCATCCAGTACCCGCTCATCGGGCCATCTCCTGGTGTTCTCCGCGCTCTCCCCCGAGGCGCTGCGCGCACAAGCGCTCCAGCTCCGGGATTTTCTCGCGGGGCCCGTCACCCAGGAGACGCGGTTGGAGGATGTCTGCTTCACGGCCGCGTTCAAGCGGCAGCACCACCGCCATCGTGCGGCGGTGATCGCAGGCGGACGGGAGGGGCTGGTGAAGCTCCTCGGTGAATGTGCGCGGTCTGCCGGGCCGCTGCTCTTGGCGGAAGAAGGACAGCCGCCTGGGCAGATCGAAGCGGGGAAGGCTTACGTCGAGGGGGGGACGCCTTCGTGGGAGGCGCTCTTCGCGGCGGACGGACGTTGCGTGAGCCTGCCGGGGTACCCCTTCCAGCGGCAGCGCCTCTGGCCGGAGTGGCTGTCCGCCGGAGAAGTGTGCAGGGCGCCGACGGACTCGCGGCCAGAGGTGGCCACCGCACCGCCTCCTCAGGCGAATGAGGCAAGGGAGATCCGGGAGGCTCCCGCGGGTCAGCGCGAGGCCCGGCTGGTGGCGTTTCTCCGCGTCCAGGTCGCGGAGGTGTTGGAGGCGGATCCGGCGGGGCTCGACACACGGGGGCGGACCTTCTTCGAGCTGGGCATGAACTCCATCGGCGTCACGTCGCTGAAGGAGCGCATCTCTCGGGGGCTGGGCCTTGAGTTGTCGTCCACGGTCTTCTTCGAGCACCCCCGGGTAGAACTGCTGGCGAAGTGGCTGTCGGGACGGTGGGAAGCCCGGACAGAGCCCGGTCCAAGAGAAGAGAGGCCCGGGGATACCCCCTCACAAGAAGATCGAGAATTGGCTGAGCGAATCGCCGGATTGTCGGAAGATCAGACCCGCGAGCTGATTGCCCGGAAGCTGGCGGAGTTCAGCATCGAGGTTGAATGA